The Candidatus Dormiibacterota bacterium genome segment CCAGCCATCGGAAGATGTAGTCCACGATCGACTTGGCGATCGGGATCTCGGGGTTGTTGGTGAATCCCGACGGCTCGAAGCGGACGTGGCTGAACTTGTCCACCAGGACCTGGAGCGGCACGCCGTACTGCAGGGCCATCGATACGGCGGTGGCGAAGCAGTCCATCAGGCCGGAGACGACGCTTCCCTCCTTGGCCATCACCAGGAAGATCTCGCCGGGCTGGCCGTCCTCGTACATGCCGACGGTGACGTAGCCGTCGTGCCCCGCTATGGAGAACTTGTGGGTGATGGCGCGGCGCTCGTCGGGGAGTCGGCGGCGCACGGCGCGCGGCTGCCCTTCGACGACGATACCGACTCCGGGGGCCGCCTCGACCTTCACCTTGGTCTGGTCCTTGCTGGTCGAGAGCGGCTGGCTGCGCTTGCAGCCGTCGCGGTAGATGGCGACCGCCTTCAGGCCGAGCCGCCAGGACTGCAGATACGCCTCGGCAATCTCCTCCACCGTGACGTCGGAAGGGACGTTGACGGTCTTGGAGATGGCACCCGAGATGAACGGCTGGACGGCCCCCATCATTCTTATATGTCCCATGTACTGGATGCTGCGGCTGCCGCGGAGCGGCCGGAAGGCGCAGTCGAAGACCGGCAGGTGCTGGTCCTTCAGGTGCGGCGCCCCCTCGATCGTCTCGTTCTCATCCACGTACTCCATGATCTCCTTGACGTGCTGCTCGGAGTACCCGAGGCGCTTGAGCGCTCTCGGCACGGTCTGGTTGACGATCTTGAGCATGCCGCCGCCCACCAGCTTCTTGTACTTGATGAGCGCGATGTCCGGCTCGATGCCGGTGGTGTCGCAGTCCATCATGAAGGCGATCGTGCCGGTCGGGGCGATGACCGTCGCCTGGGCGTTGCGGATGCCGTTCTTCGCCGCCAGCTCGTACGCCTCATCCCAGCACTCGCGCGCGGCGTTGTACAGGTCGAGCGGCACGTGCGCCGAGTCGATCTTGGCGACGTGCGAACCGTGCTTCTTGATGACGCTGAGGAACGGCTCGCGATTCTTCTCGTAGCCGTTGAACGGCCCCATCACCTCTGCGATGCGCGCCGACTCGGCGTACGCCTCGCCGGTGAGCACGGCCGTGATGGCGGCGGCGTAGTCGCGCCCCGTGTCCGAGTCGTACGCCAGGCCGCGGCTCATCAGGAGCGCCCCGACGTTGGCGTACCCCAGGCCGAGCGGCCGGAAGCTGTGCGAGTTGTCGGCGATCCTCTGCGTCGGGTACGAGGCGTTGTCGACGACGATCTCCTGCGCCAGGATCGTCGTGTCGATCGCCTTCCTGTACGCCTCGACGTCGAGCTCTCCCTGGTCGTTGCACAGCTTGATCAAGTTGAGCGACGCCAGGTTGCAGGCCGTGTCGTCGAGGAACATGTATTCGGAGCAGTTGTGAACGAGGATCCCACCCGCGACGAAGTGATGGTCGCGAGGTTCCATCAGATCGAAGACTTCCTCGCTTCCGAGGGGGGTCAACGACTCGAAGCCATCGCTCGGCGGATCCCAGTAGGCCGCGACGCTGGCATTCAGGTCGCGCAGCCTGGACGCCTTGTCGCTCCCAGGATGGAACCCGATCCAGCGCTCGAAGAGGATGCGAGAATTGCGGCTGATCCGGAGCGAGTGCATTTCCTGGACGTCGGGCATTTCGGCGGTCGTTTTGCCGTTCCGGCGGTTCTCGTAGATCTTCCCCTTGATCCCGAAGCACAGAAGGATCTGCTGCACCTGCTGCAGGAGGCCCAGGCTGGTCGAATCGAGCGACACATAGGCGTTCTTGTCCTCGGTGAAACCGACCGTGCCGTCTGTGGTGAACAGACCGCGCAGGAGCGAGGCCGAGCTTTCGCGATCGAGCCGGAAGGCGGCATCCAGAAACGCTTTCCTGGCCGACCCCTGATCGAGGACGGCGTATTGACTGACAACGGATGTGATCTCGGTCGCGGAGGTGGCGAGACGCACACCCGTATCGGTTCGCGTCACCCCCTCAATCTTGCGATCCGGCTTCACGGAGTTCAGGTAATCGACGTATTCCTCGAGGATGTGCTGCTCGGCGTGGCCCAGAGTGAGGAAGATCTGGCCCTGATCGCCGCTCTTGCAGACGTCGCCGACAGTCATCCCGATGAACTCGGCCATCTTCGAGGGCAGGTGCCCCTTGCCGAAGTGTCCGGGCACCAGGATGAGCTGGTCTCCTTCGTTCAACTCGCCGGCCGGTACGTCGCCGCGATTGGTCGTGGAGATCGGGTGATCCTTGGTGACCTTGAGCGTGAATCCGTGCTTCGTCTTCAGCAGAAACGTCTCTTTGACCCCGGTGCGGAAAATCTCGGTGACGGGGGCCAGCTCACCGTATTCGGTGACGATCCTGACCATCTTCCGTCCGACCAGGTCCTTGATCGGAACGAGCCCTTCTTCGGTGGCGACGCGCGTGTCACCGGTGACGCACGGGTTGCTGGCGTTGATCCGGCCGCTGTCCGGGCACGGATGCCAGTCGTTGATCGTGGTGTCGAACTGCATCCCGGGATCGCCGCAGGCCCAGGCTGCTTCGCTGATCATCTTCATGAGATCGCGCGCCTTGAACGTCTCGAACGGCTGGCCGCCCAGGACCCGCTTCGTGTCCCAGTCGGCGCCGTTCTCGATCGCCTTCATGAAGTCGTCGGTGACGCGGACCGAGTTGTTGGAGTTCTGGAAGAAGACGGACGAATAGGCGGGGCCGTCGAGGGCCGACGAGTAGCCCGCGTCGATCAGCGCCCAGGCCTTCTTCTCCTCCTCCTGCTTGCACTTGATGAACTCGACGATGTCGGGGTGACCGATGTTGAGGATCACCATCTTGGCGGCGCGCCGCGTCTTGCCCCCGCTCTTGATGACGCCGGCGAAGGCGTCGTACCCCTTCATGAAGGATACGGGACCGGAGGCGGTCCCGCCGCCGGCCAGAAGCTCCTTGGAGGAGCGGATGGGGGACAGGTTCGAGCCGGTGCCGGAGCCGTACTTGAACAGCATCCCCTCGGTCTTGGCCAGGGAGAGGATGGAGTCCATCGTGTCCTCGACCGAGTTGATGAAGCACGCCGAGCACTGCGGCTTCGGCTCGATCCCGACGTTGAACCACACCGGCGAGTTGAACGACATTTTCTGGTAGACGAGCAGGTGCTTCAGCTCGGCCTCGAATGTCTGCGCGTCCGCCTCGGTGTTGAAGTATCCCTGGGCGCGGCCCCAGCCGCCTATCGTACGCACGACGCGGCCGATGAGCTGCTTGACGCTTCGCTCCCGTTCGGGGGTGCCGAGGGTGCCGCGGAAATATTTCGACGCGACCACGTTGGTGGCGGTCTGCGACCAGAACTTGGGGACCTCGACGTCCTTCTGCTCGAAGACGATCTCACCCTTCTCGCTGCCGATGACGGCGGGGCGGATGTCCCATTCGACCTCGTCGAACGGGTCGACCCCGGGGCGGGTGAAGTACCGCTCAATCGTCAGGCCCTCGGCCGCTTTCCTGAGCGTCAGCGCTCCCTGGTAACCGGTCGAGGTGCGGACCTCGGCCTTGCGGTCGGTCCGTGAAGTTGAATCGGGTCTCCGCTCCTTGAGCTCGGATTCCTTCTTCATCGATACCCCCGAAAAGGTCGGGCCATCCTGAATGGCTTCCGACCGACGTTTGGACTACCCTCGCCCTGCCACGGCATACCGATTTTCACGACGAAACGACCCCGCCCGGGGCGTCTGACTTCCCGGGAAAAGCACGGCCACCGTCTCATAGATGGGGTCGCGCGACCTCCGACCGAGGGTCCAGCACTCACGCTCGCGGTGACGAAACGCGCCTCGGCCGCGATGCTCGGAGAATATCCACCGACCGGGGACGTGTCAAGGGGCGAACACAAAATGTTGGGGGCCGTCCACAGGCGTGACACAACATCCTGAGCTTTCTAGCGTTTAGTCTGTGGGCGAGCCTGTGGAAATCGTGTGCGCTGGAAACCGCCTTCCGGCAAGCCGCCGACCGGCGAGCGTTCGGCGGAGAACGTCGAGAGAGGCGGCGCGAAACCCGTTGACCGGCGCGACCTCCCGGCGCTGAAGTTTTTCATCTCGCCCCCCTTCCGTCGAGGAACCCGCTCGTCAGTCGCGGAGGTAGTGACAGGTGTACCCGCCGGGGTGCTTCTGGAGATAGTTCTGGTGGTAGTCCTCGGCCGGCCAGAACTCGGTGGCCGCGACGATCTCGGTCGTGATCGGGCGTTTCCACTTCCCCGAGGCGTCGACGCGCGCCTTGACCTTCTCGGCGATGCGCTTCTGCTCGTCGTTCTCGTAGAAGATGGCCGAGCGGTACTGGGTGCCGACGTCGTTCCCCTGGCGGTTCGGGGTCGTCGGGTCGTGCATGCGGAAGAACCACCCGAGCAAGTCCTCGTAGGACAGCTTGTCCGGATCGAAGACGATGCGCACCGACTCGGCGTGGCCGGTCCTGCCGGTGTGGACGTCCTCGTACGTGGCGTTCGGGGTCGTGCCTCCGGTGTAGCCGGCGATCGTCTCGACGACACCCGGGATGCCGCGCAGGATCTCCTCCATTCCCCAGAAGCAGCCGCCGGCGAGCACGGCCACCTCGCTCCGGCCGGTGGACGTTTTCGAGGCGGCGGGCTTGACGGCGCCGGCCGGCTTCGCCGCATCGCCCGCCGGCGCGGGCTTCCCGAACAGCGGCAGGTACTGGCCGTACCCTTCCTCCTCGAGCTTCTCGACCGGCACGAAGCGCAGCGACGCCGAGTTCATGCAGAAGCGCTGGCCGGTCGGGGCGGGACCGTCGTCGAACACGTGTCCCAGGTGCGAGCCGGCGTGCTTCGAGCGCACCTCGGTGCGGCTCATCCAGAACGTCCGGTCGGTCTTCGTCATCACGTTCGCCGGATCGAGAGGGCGCGTGAAGCTGGGCCAGCCGGTCCCCGAGTCGAACTTGTCGAGCGAGGAGAACAGCGGCTCGCCGGACACGACGTCCACGTAGATGCCGGCCTGGTGATTGTCCCAGTACTCGTTCCGGAAGGCCGGCTCGGTCCCCTCCTTCTGGGTCACCTTGTACTGGTCCGGGGTCAGGCGCTTCTTGAGCTCGTCGTCGGAGGGCTTGGTGTAGTCCTTCATGGCGTCTCCTTCCCATCGGGGAGGCGCTCCGGCCGGCTGACCGGCCGCGGCCACCCCGCCGCCCGAGCAGGCGGCACAGGCAAAAAGGACCGTGACGACGAAGATGGACGCCACGATCCTCAATGAGTTCAGTGCGGTCATGACGGCTGTCCTCCTTGGGAGTGCGACGCCATTCTGATGCCCCTGGCGGCGGCCCGGATTCAGCCGGATGAGAATAACTTAGCGCAGTCCGGCCCCCCCGGCAAAGGCCAAATCAGCCTGCTCCAGACGTGGCTCGTCCTGAGGAAGGTCTAGCAGGCGGCCGGGAGGAGATCGGAATGGGTCCGGCCGACCACCTGGGAGACGCGGGCGTAGGAGGTCATGTCGGCGTCCCCCAGCTCGTAGCAGCACAGGAGGCAGAACCGGTACAGTCGCGCAAGATCATTCAAGTACGTCTCCAACTGGATGGACGCCGCCGTGTTACGGGAGCGCCACAGGTCGCTCACCATCTCGCCGTAGACGCGCATCCCGCTCCAGCCGCCGGCCTGGGCGGCCTCGATGGCGGGACCGAGCGTCGCCTGGAGGTCGTCGCGCCGGGGCATGCCGTCCCGCATGAACCGGCCCAGCAGCTCCTGCGAATCCCGCACGACCAGTTGCCCCGACTCCTTCAGCTCGCGCGTGTCCAGACCGCGCTCCTTCAGAGAGTGCAGGTAGCGCTCCGTGTGGAAGGCCGCCGCGATCATGATGACTGAGTCACCCCGGCGCAGCCCCGAAGAGGCGAACTCACAGACCGATTCCATAAGAGTCTGCCGATCCTTGTGCAGTTGCGCCATGTGGTGGCCGGCGGGCGCCACGAGTAGCAGATCGGTGAGGTTTCGTGAGGAGATCCTGGCCGTTCTGTCCGCCGACATAGGAACCTCTTATAGGACCTCGGCGGCGGCCGGGCAATGGGGTCATGACCTCAGGAGGCTCAGGAAATTCGCCGGATGTCGCGTTGACTCCGCCCCTCGGGCGGTCTATCATCCGGCCCGATTCCGTCAGCCTGAGCACACGCTTCCCGCGGAGAGGTGTCCGAGTGGCTGAAGGAGCACGCTTGGAAAGCGTGTGTGGGGGAAACCTCACCGTGGGTTCGAATCCCACCCTCTCCGCCATACTCCCCCCGCCCGAGTCCGCGATCCCGGAGGGTTCCATGATGAGGTCACGCACCGCCGTTCTCCTCTCCATCATCTTGATATGCGCCGGAGCGCCGCCTGCCCGCGCCGCGACGCAGGCGCTGTCCGAGGTCTTCAGGCGGGTGGACCCGGCGGTCGTGGAGATCCACACGCAGGAGACCGGCCTGCCGACGGTGCCACAGGGGCAGCCGGTCAGCATCGCCGGCCTCGGCTCCGGCGTGCTGATCTCCCCGGACGGCAAGGTGCTGACCGCGGCGCACGTGGTGCAGACCGCCGACGCGATCGAGGTGCAGTTCCTGACCGGCGAGTCGCTCAAGGCCAGGGTCCTGTCGTCCGAGCCGTCGGCCGACGTCGCTCTCCTGCAGCTCGAAAAGCCTCCCAAGTCGCCGTTCGTGGCCAGGCTCGGCGACTCGGACGCGGTCGAGGTCGGCGAGTCGGTGTTCGTGGTGGGCGCCCCCCTGGGCGTCAGCCATACCCTGACGGTCGGGTATATCAGCGCGCGCCGCAAGCCGAACGCGACGTTCAGCGGCATGTCACGGGCGGAGTTCTTCCAGACCGACGCGGCGATCAACCAGGGGAACTCCGGCGGGCCGATGTTCAACATGCAGGGGGAGGTCATCGGCATCGTCTCCTACATCCTGTCCCACTCGGGCGGCTCGGAAGGGCTCGGGTTCGCGGTCACCTCCAAGGTGGCGCGCCAGCTCTTGGAGCAGAAATCGTTCTGGAGCGGTGTCTCGGGCTACATGCTCTCGGGCGACCTGGCGCAGGTGTTCAACATTCCGCCTCCGGGAATCGGCCTCTTGGTGCAGCGCGTGGCCGCCGGCTCCCCCGCCGATCGCCTCGGCCTGAAGGCGGGATCGATCAAGGCCACGATCGGCGAGGAGGACCTGATCGTCGGGGGGGACATCATCCTGGCCATTCTCGGGATTCCCCTGTCGGGGCCGAACAGCCTGACGATCGTCCGGCAGAAGATCACCAGCCTGAACCCGGGCGACCCGGTCACGGTGATGGTGCTGCGCGGCGGCGTGCCGGTCACGCTGACCACGACGGCGCCGCCCGCGGCCGCGCCTTGAGCGCGCCCCCCGCCCGGGGGCGCGCCCGGCTCGCCGCCGTCCTCGCGGCCGGCCTGTTCGGGCCGGCGCACTTCGCCGTCGCCGGCGGTCCGCCGGCGGATCAGACGCAGGGGCCCCCGTCCCCTGCTGCGACTCCCCCGTCGCGCCCGAAGATAGGCCTCGCACTCTCCGGCGGCGGCGCGCGCGGCATCGCGCACATCGGCGTCCTCGAGGTCCTCGAGGAGCAGCGGATCCCGGTCGACGTCATCGCCGGCACGAGCATGGGGTCGATCATCGGCGGGCTGTACGCCGCGGGCATCAGGCCGAGCGACATCGAAGCGGAGATGCTGCGCCTCGACTGGAACGATCTGTTCAACGACAAGCCGCCGCGGCGCGACCTGTATTACCGCCGGAAGGAGGACGTGACCGCGGACCTCATCGACCTGGAGGTCGGGCTGAAGGGCGGGAAGCTCGTCCTGCCGCGCGGACTGGTCTCCGGCCAGAAGATCAGCTTCGTCCTGGAGGCGATGGCGCTGCCCGCCGCCGCCATCCATGACTTCGACCGTCTGCCGATCCCGTTCCGGGCGGTCGCGACCGACATCGACCGGGGCCAGATGGTGGTCCTCGATCACGGCGACCTGGCGCAGGCGCTGCGGGCCAGCATGAGCATTCCCGGCGTCGTGGCGCCGATCGAGATCGAGGGCCGGCTCCTGGTGGACGGGGGCCTGGTGCGCAACCTTCCGGTGGACGTGGCGCGCGCCATGGGGGCCGACGTCGTCATCGCCGTGGACGTGAGCACGCCGCTCCGCGAGGCGGGCTCGATCCGCTCCCTGCCGGAGGTCACGGGCCAGGTGACCGGGATGCTGACCCGTCAGAACGTCGAGGAGCAGCTGCCGCACGCCGACATCAAGATCACGCCCGCGCTCGGGTCGCTGACTTCGAACGATTATGCCGAGGCCGGGCGGATCCTGGATCTGGGGGAGGCGGCGGCACGCGCGCACCTCGGCGAGCTGTCCCGCTACGCCCTCTCTCCGGAGGAGTTCGCCGCCCGTCTAGAGCGTCTGCACGCCCCGACGGGGGGGCCGCCCCGCATCGACGCCGTCCGCGTCGAGGGGGTGACGCGTGTCGATCACCGCATCATCGAGCGGCGCGTCCGCACGCGCCCCGGCGGCCCGCTCGATCTCGACGTCCTGAAGGCCGACCTGGCGCGCCTGTACGAGCTTGGGGACTTCGAGACGATCGATTATGCGCTCGTCGGATCCGGCGACCGGACCGATCTCGTCCTCAGGGCGAGCGAGAAGTCGTGGGGGCCGGACTACCTCCGCTTCGGCGTCAACCTGCGCAACGACCTCGAGGGGAACACCGATTTCACGGTGGTGTCGCGCCTGACCGCCACCCGCCTCGATGCGCTGGGGGCCGAGTGGCGAAGCGACCTTCAATTCGGCGAGCTGCGCCGCCTGTCGAGCGAGTTCTACCAGCCGCTCGATTTCGGTGGCGTCTGGTTCGTCTCGCCCAGCATCGACTACGCCAGCAATGTCACCGATGTCTTCGACGGAGACGAGAAGTTCGCGGAGTACCGGA includes the following:
- a CDS encoding LAGLIDADG family homing endonuclease, which encodes MKKESELKERRPDSTSRTDRKAEVRTSTGYQGALTLRKAAEGLTIERYFTRPGVDPFDEVEWDIRPAVIGSEKGEIVFEQKDVEVPKFWSQTATNVVASKYFRGTLGTPERERSVKQLIGRVVRTIGGWGRAQGYFNTEADAQTFEAELKHLLVYQKMSFNSPVWFNVGIEPKPQCSACFINSVEDTMDSILSLAKTEGMLFKYGSGTGSNLSPIRSSKELLAGGGTASGPVSFMKGYDAFAGVIKSGGKTRRAAKMVILNIGHPDIVEFIKCKQEEEKKAWALIDAGYSSALDGPAYSSVFFQNSNNSVRVTDDFMKAIENGADWDTKRVLGGQPFETFKARDLMKMISEAAWACGDPGMQFDTTINDWHPCPDSGRINASNPCVTGDTRVATEEGLVPIKDLVGRKMVRIVTEYGELAPVTEIFRTGVKETFLLKTKHGFTLKVTKDHPISTTNRGDVPAGELNEGDQLILVPGHFGKGHLPSKMAEFIGMTVGDVCKSGDQGQIFLTLGHAEQHILEEYVDYLNSVKPDRKIEGVTRTDTGVRLATSATEITSVVSQYAVLDQGSARKAFLDAAFRLDRESSASLLRGLFTTDGTVGFTEDKNAYVSLDSTSLGLLQQVQQILLCFGIKGKIYENRRNGKTTAEMPDVQEMHSLRISRNSRILFERWIGFHPGSDKASRLRDLNASVAAYWDPPSDGFESLTPLGSEEVFDLMEPRDHHFVAGGILVHNCSEYMFLDDTACNLASLNLIKLCNDQGELDVEAYRKAIDTTILAQEIVVDNASYPTQRIADNSHSFRPLGLGYANVGALLMSRGLAYDSDTGRDYAAAITAVLTGEAYAESARIAEVMGPFNGYEKNREPFLSVIKKHGSHVAKIDSAHVPLDLYNAARECWDEAYELAAKNGIRNAQATVIAPTGTIAFMMDCDTTGIEPDIALIKYKKLVGGGMLKIVNQTVPRALKRLGYSEQHVKEIMEYVDENETIEGAPHLKDQHLPVFDCAFRPLRGSRSIQYMGHIRMMGAVQPFISGAISKTVNVPSDVTVEEIAEAYLQSWRLGLKAVAIYRDGCKRSQPLSTSKDQTKVKVEAAPGVGIVVEGQPRAVRRRLPDERRAITHKFSIAGHDGYVTVGMYEDGQPGEIFLVMAKEGSVVSGLMDCFATAVSMALQYGVPLQVLVDKFSHVRFEPSGFTNNPEIPIAKSIVDYIFRWLASKFLAKDQQRAIGVHVKEDAESPAGPASTAGEPTRPGGPMPISLVPGPATTTTGRGPSGPSSVGAAVSDPARPMFAFRPDEDAPPCPDCGSIMVRNAACYKCLNCGATSGCS
- a CDS encoding bifunctional methionine sulfoxide reductase B/A protein; this translates as MKDYTKPSDDELKKRLTPDQYKVTQKEGTEPAFRNEYWDNHQAGIYVDVVSGEPLFSSLDKFDSGTGWPSFTRPLDPANVMTKTDRTFWMSRTEVRSKHAGSHLGHVFDDGPAPTGQRFCMNSASLRFVPVEKLEEEGYGQYLPLFGKPAPAGDAAKPAGAVKPAASKTSTGRSEVAVLAGGCFWGMEEILRGIPGVVETIAGYTGGTTPNATYEDVHTGRTGHAESVRIVFDPDKLSYEDLLGWFFRMHDPTTPNRQGNDVGTQYRSAIFYENDEQKRIAEKVKARVDASGKWKRPITTEIVAATEFWPAEDYHQNYLQKHPGGYTCHYLRD
- a CDS encoding MEDS domain-containing protein, which encodes MSADRTARISSRNLTDLLLVAPAGHHMAQLHKDRQTLMESVCEFASSGLRRGDSVIMIAAAFHTERYLHSLKERGLDTRELKESGQLVVRDSQELLGRFMRDGMPRRDDLQATLGPAIEAAQAGGWSGMRVYGEMVSDLWRSRNTAASIQLETYLNDLARLYRFCLLCCYELGDADMTSYARVSQVVGRTHSDLLPAAC
- a CDS encoding trypsin-like peptidase domain-containing protein, whose amino-acid sequence is MMRSRTAVLLSIILICAGAPPARAATQALSEVFRRVDPAVVEIHTQETGLPTVPQGQPVSIAGLGSGVLISPDGKVLTAAHVVQTADAIEVQFLTGESLKARVLSSEPSADVALLQLEKPPKSPFVARLGDSDAVEVGESVFVVGAPLGVSHTLTVGYISARRKPNATFSGMSRAEFFQTDAAINQGNSGGPMFNMQGEVIGIVSYILSHSGGSEGLGFAVTSKVARQLLEQKSFWSGVSGYMLSGDLAQVFNIPPPGIGLLVQRVAAGSPADRLGLKAGSIKATIGEEDLIVGGDIILAILGIPLSGPNSLTIVRQKITSLNPGDPVTVMVLRGGVPVTLTTTAPPAAAP
- a CDS encoding patatin-like phospholipase family protein; translated protein: MSAPPARGRARLAAVLAAGLFGPAHFAVAGGPPADQTQGPPSPAATPPSRPKIGLALSGGGARGIAHIGVLEVLEEQRIPVDVIAGTSMGSIIGGLYAAGIRPSDIEAEMLRLDWNDLFNDKPPRRDLYYRRKEDVTADLIDLEVGLKGGKLVLPRGLVSGQKISFVLEAMALPAAAIHDFDRLPIPFRAVATDIDRGQMVVLDHGDLAQALRASMSIPGVVAPIEIEGRLLVDGGLVRNLPVDVARAMGADVVIAVDVSTPLREAGSIRSLPEVTGQVTGMLTRQNVEEQLPHADIKITPALGSLTSNDYAEAGRILDLGEAAARAHLGELSRYALSPEEFAARLERLHAPTGGPPRIDAVRVEGVTRVDHRIIERRVRTRPGGPLDLDVLKADLARLYELGDFETIDYALVGSGDRTDLVLRASEKSWGPDYLRFGVNLRNDLEGNTDFTVVSRLTATRLDALGAEWRSDLQFGELRRLSSEFYQPLDFGGVWFVSPSIDYASNVTDVFDGDEKFAEYRTGILSGALAFGAQLGKYGEAKVGLARGRARARPSIGASDLPRFNIPIAAYAGRLVIDRLDNPSFPHQGRFGGLDIYLARRSLGSDVSYDRVSGSIGQVLSRRRNTVFMTLAGGTNLGSDIPFYDQFPLGGLFSLSGFKEGQLNGQVFGVARLGYYRRNRKLSGMIGRGIYAGGWLEAGNAWASSREASFSDLHYTSTLVLGMDSFFGPLYLAYGHADGGRDAFYLSMGRSIGGPRQYGFSHY